TTCTACCGGATGCTGCGGCGCGAGACGGGCTATCTGATCGAGGACGGCGAGCCAGTCGGCGGCGAGTGGAACTACGACGAGGCGAACCGGGAGTTCCCTGGCGACGAGTACGATCCGCCCGATCCACCGCGATTCGAGCCCGACGACCTCACCGAGGAGGTCGCGGCGTGGGTCGACGAGGAGTTCGCTGGCGGCTACGACGAACCGCCCTACGGAGGGGAGTGGGCCGATCCCGGCGCGTTCGTGTGGCCGGTCACGCGCGAGGGGGCGCTCGACGCGCTCACGGATTTCGTCGAGCATCGTCTTCCGGAGTTCGGCCCGTACCAGGACGCGATGCTCGGAGAGGAGTGGGCGCTGAACCACGCGCTGCTGTCGACTTCGATGAATCTCGGTCTGCTCCACCCCCGCGAGGTCGCCGAGCGCGCGCTCGACGCTTATCGGGAGGACGACCTCCCGCTCGCGAGCGTCGAGGGGTTCCTCAGACAAGTGATCGGCTGGCGCGAGTTCATGCGTCACGTCTACCGGCGCGCGATGCCCGATCTCGCGACCGCGAACCTCCTCAATGCCGATCACACCCTTCCCAACTTCTACTGGACCGGCGACACCGAGATGGCCTGCCTCGCGGATGTCGTCGGGAGCGTTCGAGAACGGGGGTACTCCCACCACATCGAACGGCTGATGGTGCTTTCGAACTTCGCGCTGCTGTACGGCGTCCGCCCAGACGAGATCAACCGCTGGTTCCACGCGGCGTACGTCGACGCCTACCACTGGGTCACGACGCCGAACGTGGTCGGGATGGGCGTGTTCGGCAGCGATCGACTCTCGACCAAACCCTACGCCGCCTCCGCGAACTACATCGACGACATGAGCGATTACTGTGGGGACTGCCGATACGCGAAGACGAAGACGGTCGGCGAGAACGCCTGTCCGTTCAACGCGCTCTACTGGGACTTCCTGGGTCGAAACGAGGACCCGCTCCGCGAGAACCACCGGATGGGGCTCGTCTACAGCCACTGGGACGACAAAGACAGCGAGGAACGCGCGGCGATCCGGGATCGCGTCGACGGGATCCGCGAACTGGTCGAAGTCGACGACCTGTAGATCGCTGCGGGTGCAGTCCGTCCACTTATTTTCCCCGGCCACAGACCGGCGGCCGAACAGCACGATGGGATCCTCGACCACCGTTCGAACCGATGGCGGAGCGTCGACCGACGCCCTCGAAAAGCGCGTCGTCGTGAACCCCGAGAGCGGGTCGGGCGACCATCTCGATTCGGTCTACCGCCTCGCCAACGAGCGTGGCTACACCGTGTGCGAGACGGACAGGGCAGGACACGCTGTCGATCTCGCTCACGAGGCCGCGGCCGAGGGCGTCGACGTGCTCGGCGCGTGCGGCGGCGACGGCACCCTGAAGGAGGTGATCGAGGGGCTCGTGGCGGCCGAAGCGCTCGACGACGTTCGCCTCGGTGTGCTCCCCGCGGGCACGGCGAACATCGTGGCGACCGATCTCGGGATCGAGGAGATCGAACACGGGTTCGCGATGCTCGATGAAGGCGCGGTCCGCGCGCTCGATCTCGGTGTCGCCGACGGCGAACCGTTCGTGAAGTCCTGCGTCGCGGGGCTGACCGCCGACGCGAGCGCTGCGACCACCTCCGACGT
This portion of the Halococcus salifodinae DSM 8989 genome encodes:
- a CDS encoding cryptochrome/photolyase family protein, giving the protein MTTWVLGDQLTRDVGPLSRADADERVLMIEAHAFARKLPYHPHKLVLVFSAMRQFRDELRADGHDVEYHQVETFGDGLDDHFDAHPDDSLVTMTPAGHGAADRLETLVTERGGEIEFVADERFLCSIERFDEWAGDDERFQHEGFYRMLRRETGYLIEDGEPVGGEWNYDEANREFPGDEYDPPDPPRFEPDDLTEEVAAWVDEEFAGGYDEPPYGGEWADPGAFVWPVTREGALDALTDFVEHRLPEFGPYQDAMLGEEWALNHALLSTSMNLGLLHPREVAERALDAYREDDLPLASVEGFLRQVIGWREFMRHVYRRAMPDLATANLLNADHTLPNFYWTGDTEMACLADVVGSVRERGYSHHIERLMVLSNFALLYGVRPDEINRWFHAAYVDAYHWVTTPNVVGMGVFGSDRLSTKPYAASANYIDDMSDYCGDCRYAKTKTVGENACPFNALYWDFLGRNEDPLRENHRMGLVYSHWDDKDSEERAAIRDRVDGIRELVEVDDL
- a CDS encoding diacylglycerol/lipid kinase family protein; protein product: MGSSTTVRTDGGASTDALEKRVVVNPESGSGDHLDSVYRLANERGYTVCETDRAGHAVDLAHEAAAEGVDVLGACGGDGTLKEVIEGLVAAEALDDVRLGVLPAGTANIVATDLGIEEIEHGFAMLDEGAVRALDLGVADGEPFVKSCVAGLTADASAATTSDVKERFGPLAFVITGVQQAATFDPLDVAIEAVADGETWSWSGEALCVLVGNSRRFTNRIGQANVEDGLFDVTVIEEMPQSDRVTEAIAQQLLGRDTEHVDRLFARRLQIVGCDRSIDFSLDGEISTHDELDLQVRPGALSMAVGPEYDPDPTD